The Dermochelys coriacea isolate rDerCor1 chromosome 12, rDerCor1.pri.v4, whole genome shotgun sequence genome has a window encoding:
- the IRX5 gene encoding iroquois-class homeodomain protein IRX-5 isoform X1 translates to MCLAMSYPQGYLYQPSASLALYSCPAYSTSVIAGPRTDELGRSSSGSAFSPYAGSTAFTAPSPGYNSHLQYGTDPAAAAAFTSYVGSPYDHTPGMAGSLGYHPYAAPLGSYPYGDPAYRKNATRDATATLKAWLNEHRKNPYPTKGEKIMLAIITKMTLTQVSTWFANARRRLKKENKMTWTPRNRSEDEEEEENIDLEKNDEDEPQKLEEKGDPEAPETGGGDEQKAAPGCERLQESHSPAGQEAEGSLSDSDCKEPPAERLEGRPGPPKAAGPAALVQCPAGRILQQAAGGEEIQHQYRPPSAAAAPHPGELHPITPSSNSTSVIHSPQQAALAKPKLWSLAEIATSADKSKESSSEVSTGAGPTQGPPLAGSSTSHSPSRSPSAQCPFPNSAVLSRSLYYASPFYPGYTNYSTFGHLHSHAGTNPAAGAPSSHFNGLNQTILNRAESLAKETKMIRSQSQVDLCKDSPYELKKGMSNI, encoded by the exons ATGTGCTTGGCCATGTCGTATCCTCAGGGTTACTTGTACCAGCCATCCGCTTCCTTGGCTCTCTACTCCTGCCCGGCTTACAGTACCAGCGTGATCGCGGGACCCAGGACCGATGAACTTGGGAGATCTTCCTCGGGCTCCGCTTTCTCGCCTTATGCCGGATCTACCGCCTTCACCGCCCCTTCTCCGGGTTACAACTCCCACCTCCAGTACGGCACAGACCCGGCAGCCGCCGCCGCCTTCACTTCGTACGTG GGCTCACCCTACGACCACACACCAGGTATGGCAGGTTCCCTGGGGTACCATCCCTACGCGGCGCCCCTGGGCTCCTACCCCTATGGAGATCCAGCCTACCGAAAAAATGCCACCCGGGATGCCACTGCCACCCTGAAGGCCTGGCTGAACGAGCACCGCAAGAACCCCTACCCCACCAAGGGCGAGAAGATCATGCTGGCCATCATCACCAAAATGACCCTCACCCAGGTCTCCACCTGGTTCGCCAACGCCCGGAGGAGGCTCAAAAAGGAGAATAAAATGACCTGGACCCCCAGGAACCGGAGCGAGGacgaggaagaagaggagaataTCGACCTCGAGAAAAACGACGAGGATGAGCCCCAGAAGCTGGAGGAAAAAGGCGACCCGGAGGCTCCCGAGACAG GAGGAGGAGACGAGCAGAAGGCAGCCCCGGGCTGCGAGCGGCTGCAGGAGTCCCACTCCCCGGCGGGCCAGGAGGCCGAGGGGAGCCTGAGTGACTCGGATTGTAAAGAGCCCCCGgcggagaggctggaggggaggCCGGGCCCCCCCAAAGCGGCCGGCCCTGCGGCCTTGGTGCAGTGCCCGGCCGGCCGGATCCTGCAGCAGGCGGCTGGCGGCGAGGAGATCCAGCACCAGTACCGGCCCCCTtcggccgccgccgccccccaCCCGGGAGAGCTGCACCCCATCACCCCCTCCAGCAACAGCACCTCGGTGATCCACTCGCCGCAGCAGGCTGCCCTCGCCAAACCCAAACTCTGGTCCCTGGCCGAGATCGCCACCTCCGCGGACAAATCGAAAGAGAGCAGCAGCGAGGTGTCTACGGGAGCGGGGCCGACCCAGGGCCCTCCCTTGGCCGGGAGCAGCACCTCGCATTCTCCGTCGCGGTCCCCGTCCGCCCAGTGCCCTTTTCCTAACAGCGCCGTCCTCTCCCGGTCTCTTTACTACGCGTCTCCGTTTTACCCGGGCTACACGAACTATAGCACTTTTGGGCACCTTCACAGCCACGCTGGCACCAACCCGGCAGCCGGAGCCCCCAGCAGCCATTTCAATGGATTAAACCAGACTATTTTAAACAGAGCAGAAAGCTTGGCAAAAGAAACTAAAATGATCAGAAGCCAATCCCAAGTAGATCTTTGCAAAGACTCACCTTACGAACTGAAGAAAGGTATGTCCAACATTTAA
- the IRX5 gene encoding iroquois-class homeodomain protein IRX-5 isoform X2, which translates to MAGSLGYHPYAAPLGSYPYGDPAYRKNATRDATATLKAWLNEHRKNPYPTKGEKIMLAIITKMTLTQVSTWFANARRRLKKENKMTWTPRNRSEDEEEEENIDLEKNDEDEPQKLEEKGDPEAPETGGGDEQKAAPGCERLQESHSPAGQEAEGSLSDSDCKEPPAERLEGRPGPPKAAGPAALVQCPAGRILQQAAGGEEIQHQYRPPSAAAAPHPGELHPITPSSNSTSVIHSPQQAALAKPKLWSLAEIATSADKSKESSSEVSTGAGPTQGPPLAGSSTSHSPSRSPSAQCPFPNSAVLSRSLYYASPFYPGYTNYSTFGHLHSHAGTNPAAGAPSSHFNGLNQTILNRAESLAKETKMIRSQSQVDLCKDSPYELKKGMSNI; encoded by the exons ATGGCAGGTTCCCTGGGGTACCATCCCTACGCGGCGCCCCTGGGCTCCTACCCCTATGGAGATCCAGCCTACCGAAAAAATGCCACCCGGGATGCCACTGCCACCCTGAAGGCCTGGCTGAACGAGCACCGCAAGAACCCCTACCCCACCAAGGGCGAGAAGATCATGCTGGCCATCATCACCAAAATGACCCTCACCCAGGTCTCCACCTGGTTCGCCAACGCCCGGAGGAGGCTCAAAAAGGAGAATAAAATGACCTGGACCCCCAGGAACCGGAGCGAGGacgaggaagaagaggagaataTCGACCTCGAGAAAAACGACGAGGATGAGCCCCAGAAGCTGGAGGAAAAAGGCGACCCGGAGGCTCCCGAGACAG GAGGAGGAGACGAGCAGAAGGCAGCCCCGGGCTGCGAGCGGCTGCAGGAGTCCCACTCCCCGGCGGGCCAGGAGGCCGAGGGGAGCCTGAGTGACTCGGATTGTAAAGAGCCCCCGgcggagaggctggaggggaggCCGGGCCCCCCCAAAGCGGCCGGCCCTGCGGCCTTGGTGCAGTGCCCGGCCGGCCGGATCCTGCAGCAGGCGGCTGGCGGCGAGGAGATCCAGCACCAGTACCGGCCCCCTtcggccgccgccgccccccaCCCGGGAGAGCTGCACCCCATCACCCCCTCCAGCAACAGCACCTCGGTGATCCACTCGCCGCAGCAGGCTGCCCTCGCCAAACCCAAACTCTGGTCCCTGGCCGAGATCGCCACCTCCGCGGACAAATCGAAAGAGAGCAGCAGCGAGGTGTCTACGGGAGCGGGGCCGACCCAGGGCCCTCCCTTGGCCGGGAGCAGCACCTCGCATTCTCCGTCGCGGTCCCCGTCCGCCCAGTGCCCTTTTCCTAACAGCGCCGTCCTCTCCCGGTCTCTTTACTACGCGTCTCCGTTTTACCCGGGCTACACGAACTATAGCACTTTTGGGCACCTTCACAGCCACGCTGGCACCAACCCGGCAGCCGGAGCCCCCAGCAGCCATTTCAATGGATTAAACCAGACTATTTTAAACAGAGCAGAAAGCTTGGCAAAAGAAACTAAAATGATCAGAAGCCAATCCCAAGTAGATCTTTGCAAAGACTCACCTTACGAACTGAAGAAAGGTATGTCCAACATTTAA